The following coding sequences are from one Streptococcus sp. NPS 308 window:
- the pstB gene encoding phosphate ABC transporter ATP-binding protein PstB: protein MSKYNWDEKHIITFPEEKVALSTKDLHVYYGKNESIKGIDMQFEKNKITALIGPSGSGKSTYLRSLNRMNDTIDIAKVTGQILYRGIDVNRPEINVYEMRKHIGMVFQRPNPFAKSIYRNITFAHERAGVKDKKVLDEIVETSLRQAALWDQVKDDLHKSALMLSGGQQQRLCIARAISVKPDILLMDEPASALDPIATAQLEETMLELKKDFTIIIVTHSMQQAARASDYTGFFYLGDLIEYDKTSNIFQNAKLQSTNDYVTGHFG, encoded by the coding sequence ATGTCAAAATATAACTGGGATGAAAAGCATATCATCACCTTCCCTGAAGAAAAAGTGGCCCTCTCTACCAAGGATTTACATGTTTACTATGGTAAAAATGAATCCATCAAGGGCATCGATATGCAATTTGAAAAAAATAAAATTACAGCCTTGATTGGTCCTTCTGGATCAGGGAAATCTACTTATCTTCGCAGTCTCAATCGGATGAATGATACAATTGATATTGCCAAGGTCACAGGTCAAATCCTCTACCGAGGGATTGACGTTAATCGTCCAGAAATCAATGTCTATGAGATGCGCAAGCATATCGGAATGGTCTTCCAACGTCCAAATCCATTTGCCAAGTCTATTTACCGTAACATCACTTTTGCCCATGAACGTGCAGGTGTTAAGGATAAGAAGGTCTTGGATGAAATTGTAGAAACCTCTCTAAGACAGGCTGCCCTATGGGATCAGGTCAAAGACGACCTCCACAAATCAGCCTTGATGCTTTCTGGAGGTCAGCAACAACGTCTCTGTATCGCTCGCGCCATCTCTGTTAAGCCAGATATCCTCTTGATGGATGAACCGGCGTCAGCCTTGGATCCGATTGCGACAGCCCAGCTGGAAGAAACCATGTTGGAATTAAAGAAGGACTTTACCATCATCATCGTTACCCACAGTATGCAGCAGGCTGCCCGTGCGAGTGACTATACTGGATTTTTCTACTTGGGTGATTTGATTGAGTATGATAAGACGTCCAATATTTTCCAAAATGCCAAGCTACAGTCAACCAATGACTATGTAACGGGACACTTTGGTTAG
- the pstB gene encoding phosphate ABC transporter ATP-binding protein PstB, with the protein MTEPILQVKDLSVYYNKKKALNSVSLSFQPKEITALIGPSGSGKSTLLKAINRMGDLNPEVTTTGTVIYNGHNIYSPRTDTVELRKEIGMVFQQPNPFPMSIYENVVYGLRINGVKDKQVLDEAVEKALQRASIWDEVKDRLHDSAIGLSGGQQQRVCVARVLATSPKIILLDEPTSALDPISAGKIEETLYGLKDKYTMLLVTRSMQQASRISDKTGFFLDGNLIEFNDTKKMFLNPQNKETEDYITGKFG; encoded by the coding sequence ATGACAGAACCGATTTTGCAGGTTAAAGACCTGTCCGTTTATTACAACAAAAAGAAGGCCTTGAATAGTGTTTCCCTTTCTTTCCAACCCAAGGAAATAACCGCCCTCATTGGTCCATCTGGTTCAGGGAAGTCAACTCTTCTCAAGGCCATCAACCGGATGGGAGATTTAAACCCTGAGGTGACAACAACGGGGACAGTGATTTATAATGGTCACAATATCTATAGTCCTCGCACAGATACAGTTGAATTGCGTAAGGAAATCGGCATGGTTTTCCAACAGCCCAATCCATTTCCTATGTCTATCTACGAAAATGTTGTTTACGGACTGCGAATCAATGGAGTCAAGGATAAACAAGTCCTTGATGAAGCAGTAGAAAAGGCCTTGCAACGTGCTTCTATCTGGGATGAGGTCAAGGACCGTTTGCATGATTCGGCTATTGGTCTCTCAGGAGGTCAACAGCAACGTGTCTGTGTTGCTCGTGTTTTGGCAACCAGCCCTAAAATTATCCTCTTGGACGAACCAACTTCAGCCTTGGATCCTATCTCGGCTGGTAAGATTGAGGAAACCTTGTATGGTCTAAAGGATAAATACACCATGCTCTTGGTAACGCGTTCCATGCAGCAGGCTTCTCGTATCTCTGATAAAACTGGCTTTTTCCTAGATGGGAATTTAATCGAGTTTAACGATACGAAGAAGATGTTCCTCAACCCACAAAACAAGGAAACAGAAGATTATATTACAGGAAAATTTGGATAA